In Natronolimnobius baerhuensis, a single window of DNA contains:
- a CDS encoding CBS domain-containing protein: MTTDVVTADKASSLETVAEQQLRHDVGSVIITTDGEPYGIITETDIVHAAYKSARALADISAQAVASHPLTTVDPDRSIRFVVKRMQDERIKKVVVVDSLEVVGIITTQDLIDHYGLLTSELKDVTQQHRQRRKFMH, from the coding sequence ATGACTACTGACGTCGTCACCGCAGACAAGGCGTCATCGCTCGAGACGGTTGCCGAGCAACAGCTCAGACACGACGTTGGCAGCGTCATCATCACCACTGATGGCGAGCCGTACGGGATCATCACTGAGACAGATATCGTGCACGCAGCCTACAAGAGCGCCCGTGCACTCGCAGACATTTCGGCACAGGCTGTCGCCAGCCATCCACTGACCACCGTCGATCCTGACCGGTCTATCCGATTCGTCGTCAAACGGATGCAAGACGAGCGGATCAAGAAAGTGGTCGTCGTCGACAGCCTCGAGGTCGTCGGCATCATCACAACGCAGGATTTGATCGACCATTACGGTCTTCTGACTAGTGAGCTGAAAGACGTGACACAACAGCACCGTCAGCGACGGAAGTTCATGCACTGA
- a CDS encoding vitamin K epoxide reductase family protein: protein MSTETPNPMSFDYEWEYSPRVSALFGAFTLVAVIGWLVTVLLTAIHLFAIPAIPADAPVQGSIEVITSPWAYVFGIPLATLGGFYYLTTIGLALWWFDTRHPLLIKILTPITASGVLFSSYFVYLQLGVIGEICPFCMVSAAATVILFALELVILRQSTTPSLSSMGSDLGRVLKGTNYPMILFPVLMGLVTIAGLFMVPLLPLPDVVQFV from the coding sequence ATGTCCACCGAAACACCAAATCCGATGTCGTTCGATTACGAGTGGGAGTATTCCCCGAGAGTATCGGCCCTGTTTGGGGCTTTCACGCTTGTTGCAGTGATTGGCTGGCTCGTCACCGTCTTACTGACTGCGATACACCTATTTGCAATTCCTGCAATACCAGCGGATGCACCAGTCCAAGGAAGTATCGAAGTTATCACAAGTCCATGGGCGTACGTCTTCGGGATTCCGTTAGCGACGCTTGGTGGGTTCTACTACCTGACAACGATTGGGCTTGCCCTCTGGTGGTTCGACACGCGACACCCCCTACTTATCAAGATACTGACCCCCATTACGGCCAGTGGTGTCCTGTTTTCCAGTTACTTCGTCTACCTACAACTCGGCGTCATCGGTGAAATCTGTCCGTTCTGTATGGTCTCTGCAGCGGCGACAGTCATCCTGTTCGCCCTCGAGTTGGTGATCCTCCGACAGAGTACAACGCCATCACTCTCGAGTATGGGCAGTGACCTCGGCCGGGTCCTCAAGGGGACGAACTATCCGATGATCCTGTTCCCGGTCCTGATGGGGCTTGTCACCATCGCGGGACTGTTCATGGTGCCGCTGCTCCCGCTGCCGGACGTCGTCCAGTTCGTCTAA